A region from the Sphingopyxis lindanitolerans genome encodes:
- a CDS encoding aspartate kinase gives MARIVMKFGGTSMAGTERIRTVAKLVAREAAQGNEVAVVVSAMAGETDRLVGFCREANPRYDPAEYDVVVAAGEQVTSGLLALTLQAMGTPARSWLGWQLPIRTEEAHARARIIDIDTGALTAAMAKGEVAVIPGFQGMMDDGRVATLGRGGSDTSAVAVAAAVKADRCDIYTDVDGVYTTDPRIVARARKLDYVTYEEMLELASVGAKVLQTRSVGLAMKEGVRVQVLSSFVEGDEAPKQGTMIVSDEEIEELHMERQLITGIAHDKNEAKIIVTRVPDKPGAVANIFGPLAATGINVDMIIQNVGRDKGETDVTFTVPATDLLRSIDLLESAKDKIGFNRILSDDKVAKVSVVGVGMKSHAGVASTMFRALADRAINIQAISTSEIKVSVLIDEDETELAVRVLHTAYGLDAAD, from the coding sequence ATGGCGCGGATCGTGATGAAATTCGGGGGCACGTCGATGGCGGGCACCGAGCGGATTCGCACCGTGGCGAAGCTCGTCGCGCGCGAAGCCGCCCAGGGCAATGAAGTCGCCGTCGTCGTTTCGGCGATGGCGGGCGAGACCGACCGGCTCGTCGGCTTCTGCCGCGAAGCGAACCCGCGCTACGACCCCGCCGAATATGACGTCGTCGTCGCGGCGGGCGAACAGGTCACGTCGGGCCTGCTCGCGCTGACGCTCCAGGCGATGGGCACCCCCGCGCGAAGCTGGCTCGGCTGGCAGCTCCCGATCCGCACCGAGGAAGCCCATGCCCGCGCGCGCATCATCGACATCGACACCGGCGCCTTGACCGCCGCTATGGCAAAGGGCGAGGTCGCGGTCATCCCCGGCTTTCAGGGAATGATGGACGACGGCCGCGTCGCGACGCTCGGCCGCGGCGGGTCGGACACCAGCGCGGTCGCGGTCGCGGCGGCGGTGAAGGCCGACCGCTGCGACATCTACACCGACGTCGACGGCGTCTATACCACCGACCCGCGCATCGTCGCGCGCGCGCGCAAGCTCGACTATGTCACCTATGAGGAAATGCTCGAACTGGCGAGCGTCGGCGCCAAGGTGCTCCAGACCCGCTCGGTCGGTCTCGCGATGAAGGAAGGCGTGCGCGTCCAGGTGCTCTCCAGCTTCGTCGAGGGCGACGAGGCACCGAAGCAAGGCACGATGATCGTCAGCGACGAGGAAATAGAGGAACTTCACATGGAACGGCAGCTGATCACCGGCATCGCGCACGACAAGAATGAAGCGAAGATCATCGTCACCCGCGTCCCCGACAAGCCCGGCGCGGTCGCCAACATCTTTGGCCCGCTTGCCGCCACCGGGATCAACGTCGATATGATCATCCAGAACGTCGGCCGCGACAAGGGCGAGACCGACGTGACCTTCACCGTTCCCGCCACTGACCTTCTCCGCTCGATCGACCTGCTCGAAAGCGCCAAGGACAAGATCGGCTTCAACCGCATTCTAAGCGACGACAAGGTCGCGAAGGTCAGCGTCGTCGGCGTCGGCATGAAAAGCCACGCCGGGGTCGCGAGCACCATGTTCCGCGCCCTCGCCGACCGCGCCATCAACATCCAGGCGATCTCGACCAGCGAGATCAAGGTCAGCGTGCTGATCGACGAGGACGAAACCGAACTCGCGGTGCGCGTGCTGCACACCGCCTATGGCCTCGACGCCGCCGATTGA
- a CDS encoding lana protein has translation MANTPNQQPEKKPQADRDEEQRRQQQQQGGQDRQQGGQRSDQDHSKNPQQR, from the coding sequence GTGGCTAACACCCCCAACCAGCAGCCCGAGAAAAAGCCGCAGGCCGACCGCGACGAAGAACAGCGCCGCCAGCAGCAGCAGCAGGGCGGTCAGGATCGCCAGCAGGGCGGCCAGCGGTCCGATCAGGATCACAGCAAGAACCCGCAGCAGCGCTGA
- a CDS encoding septation protein IspZ → MRNLLYAIGPMIFDSLGVIVFAVLLGVGAGIVPATIAGTAVAVAVVGHELVRGRPVAALQWISLAMVIFSAAATMLTGDPRFVMAKPSVVYLIVGAAMLRRGWLNRYIPPEQVGLVGDVMDRFGYVWAAMMFFTAAANLVIAVAFTAWWPLFVGVFPLASKAALFAVHFTVVQWIGQARLRRRAGEPQPAAAE, encoded by the coding sequence ATGCGCAACCTGCTCTACGCCATCGGGCCGATGATTTTCGACTCGCTGGGCGTGATCGTCTTTGCCGTGCTGCTCGGCGTCGGGGCGGGGATCGTTCCGGCGACGATCGCGGGGACGGCGGTCGCGGTGGCGGTCGTCGGCCATGAGCTTGTGCGCGGTCGGCCGGTGGCGGCGCTCCAGTGGATCAGCCTGGCGATGGTGATCTTCTCGGCCGCCGCGACGATGCTGACCGGCGACCCGCGCTTCGTGATGGCAAAGCCCTCGGTCGTCTATCTGATCGTCGGCGCCGCGATGCTGCGTCGCGGCTGGCTCAACCGCTATATTCCGCCCGAGCAGGTCGGGCTGGTCGGCGATGTGATGGACCGCTTCGGCTATGTCTGGGCAGCGATGATGTTTTTCACCGCCGCCGCCAATCTGGTGATCGCGGTCGCCTTCACCGCCTGGTGGCCGCTGTTCGTCGGGGTGTTTCCGCTCGCGTCGAAAGCCGCGCTGTTCGCGGTCCATTTTACCGTCGTGCAATGGATCGGGCAGGCCCGGCTGCGCCGCCGCGCGGGCGAGCCGCAGCCGGCCGCCGCCGAATAG
- a CDS encoding polysaccharide deacetylase family protein, translating to MGVAALVTIDTELSAGQQARGLSVDDNLRQSVLGETATGAFGIGWQMDRFDRHGVRGVFFVDPMPGLVHGPQIVARMIEPILARGHEVQLHIHSEWLEWAKDSPVEGRRGRNIGDFSLPDQIALIGWARDALVQAGAPAPIAFRAGNFGADDRTLAALEALGLGWDSSFNPDYAGRGCGISLPSQAADPVAVGSIVEIPVSGIEDRPGHFRPAQICALSAREMSAALDHACRSDAPLFMIVTHSFEMLSRDRRRPNRMVMRRLESLCRHIAREARIESHGFATLAKPQGPRASSPRLGPSRVRTALRMAEQVIGTWRYERRLRPV from the coding sequence ATGGGCGTTGCCGCGCTGGTCACGATCGACACCGAATTGTCCGCCGGACAGCAGGCGAGGGGCCTGTCGGTCGATGATAACCTGCGTCAATCGGTGCTGGGCGAGACGGCGACGGGCGCCTTTGGCATCGGTTGGCAGATGGATCGGTTCGACCGCCACGGGGTGCGCGGCGTCTTTTTCGTCGATCCCATGCCCGGCCTCGTCCATGGGCCGCAGATCGTGGCGCGGATGATCGAACCGATTCTGGCGCGCGGGCATGAGGTTCAGCTTCATATCCATAGCGAATGGCTGGAATGGGCAAAGGATTCGCCGGTGGAGGGGCGACGCGGACGCAATATCGGCGATTTCTCGCTGCCCGACCAGATCGCGCTGATCGGCTGGGCGCGCGATGCGCTGGTGCAGGCGGGCGCGCCCGCGCCGATCGCCTTTCGCGCCGGAAATTTCGGGGCCGACGATCGCACGCTGGCCGCGCTGGAGGCGCTGGGACTGGGCTGGGACAGCAGCTTCAATCCCGACTATGCCGGGCGTGGATGTGGGATCAGCCTGCCGTCGCAGGCGGCCGATCCGGTCGCGGTCGGTTCGATTGTCGAAATACCGGTTTCGGGCATCGAGGATCGCCCCGGCCATTTCCGCCCCGCGCAAATCTGCGCGCTGTCGGCGCGCGAAATGAGCGCCGCGCTCGACCATGCCTGCCGGTCCGACGCGCCGCTGTTCATGATCGTCACGCATAGTTTCGAGATGCTCTCGCGCGATCGGCGGCGGCCCAACCGCATGGTGATGCGCCGCCTCGAATCGCTCTGCCGCCATATCGCGCGCGAAGCGCGGATCGAATCGCACGGCTTTGCGACGCTCGCCAAGCCGCAGGGCCCTCGCGCGTCGTCGCCGCGACTGGGGCCGAGCCGGGTGCGGACCGCGCTGCGCATGGCGGAGCAGGTGATCGGCACCTGGCGCTACGAGCGCCGGCTTCGCCCGGTATGA
- a CDS encoding YezD family protein: MSSFKEAAKSGSEQVPRAVQTVLDALEKLKFGAIQLTVHEGRLVQVDITERHRYPN, translated from the coding sequence ATGAGCTCCTTCAAGGAGGCCGCCAAGAGCGGGTCCGAGCAGGTGCCCCGCGCCGTCCAGACGGTGCTCGACGCGCTCGAAAAGCTGAAGTTCGGCGCCATCCAGCTCACCGTCCACGAGGGGCGGCTGGTGCAGGTCGATATCACCGAGCGCCACCGCTACCCGAACTGA
- a CDS encoding NAD(P)H-dependent flavin oxidoreductase, giving the protein MSKINDLMARGTELLGSDYAILCGAMSWVSERHLVSAISNAGGFGVIACGAMTPELLDAEIAATKKLATRNFGVNLITMHPQIFELIDVCAKHEVGHIVLAGGLPPKGSLEAIKGAGAKLICFAPTLALAKKLVRSGVDALVIEGMEAGGHIGPVSTSVLAQEILPELASEVPIFVAGGIGRGEAIAGYLEMGASGVQLGTRFVCATESIAHPNFKKAFIRASARDAVASVQIDPRLPVIPVRALKNNGTESFTAKQREVANLLDAGDVDMLEAQLQIEHYWAGALRRAVIDGDVEGGSLMAGQSVGMVTREESVADIIAALVQQADAALHARG; this is encoded by the coding sequence ATGAGCAAAATTAACGATCTCATGGCTCGCGGGACCGAGCTTCTCGGCAGCGATTATGCCATTTTGTGCGGCGCGATGAGCTGGGTCTCGGAGCGCCATCTGGTGAGCGCGATCAGCAATGCGGGCGGCTTTGGCGTCATCGCCTGCGGCGCGATGACGCCCGAACTTCTCGATGCAGAGATCGCCGCGACAAAAAAGCTCGCGACGCGCAATTTCGGCGTCAATCTGATCACCATGCACCCCCAGATCTTCGAGTTGATCGACGTCTGCGCCAAGCATGAGGTCGGCCATATCGTGCTCGCGGGCGGCCTGCCGCCAAAGGGTAGCCTCGAGGCGATCAAGGGGGCGGGCGCGAAGCTCATCTGTTTCGCGCCGACGCTGGCGTTGGCAAAGAAGCTCGTTCGGTCGGGCGTCGATGCGCTGGTCATCGAAGGGATGGAGGCGGGCGGTCATATCGGCCCTGTGTCGACGAGCGTGCTGGCGCAGGAAATCCTGCCCGAGCTGGCAAGCGAGGTTCCGATCTTCGTTGCCGGGGGTATCGGTCGCGGCGAAGCGATCGCCGGCTATCTGGAGATGGGCGCTTCGGGGGTCCAGCTCGGCACGCGCTTCGTCTGCGCGACCGAAAGCATCGCCCACCCCAATTTCAAGAAGGCTTTCATCCGCGCCTCGGCGCGCGATGCGGTGGCGAGCGTGCAGATCGACCCGCGGCTGCCGGTGATCCCGGTGCGCGCGCTCAAGAACAACGGCACCGAAAGCTTTACCGCGAAGCAGCGCGAAGTCGCGAACCTGCTCGACGCGGGCGACGTCGACATGCTGGAAGCGCAGCTCCAGATCGAGCATTATTGGGCGGGCGCCTTGCGCCGCGCGGTCATTGACGGCGACGTCGAGGGCGGTTCGTTAATGGCAGGGCAATCCGTGGGTATGGTAACCCGCGAAGAGAGCGTTGCCGATATCATCGCAGCTTTGGTGCAACAGGCCGACGCCGCATTGCACGCACGGGGTTGA
- a CDS encoding TonB-dependent receptor: MIAKYPSARRRLSATSFSLVLLLALAATPALAAENSSDAADVDAAAQVEGGSYGGDILVTARRRQETAQDVPIAISVVAGEQIDNTGSFNVGRLTQLTPTLQFYSSNPRNTAVNIRGIGAPFGLTNDGIEQGVGIYVDDVYYSRVASSTFDFLDVAQIEVLRGPQGTLYGKNTTAGAINITTNQPTFDFEGKAEVSIGNLNFKQAKAAISGPLTDHLAARIALSSTSRRGTIYNVTTDRWVQSQDNIGIRGQLLWQPNDDLSVTLSGDWNKQDAVCCASVFVRTGATQRPLNRQYAALAAAQGYVVPSSNPYDRLTDLDASLNAGNEIGGVALRVKWDVGPGTLTSVTAWRYWDWQPENDRDFTGLPIVTKSQNPSQQNQYTQELRYNYSGDRFDFVLGGFYYYQRIDTQGTEQHGPASSRWTLNPTSALANDPSVLDGLTAINTQFLKNTSAAFFGQASWKITDQFTIQPGVRLNYDKKAGFYQRRVFAGDGTPVVFGPTDAVTLARLGVFAPQEYAPEFSDWNFSYDLTATYKATRDLLFYATYAKTFKSGGINQNGVPNDANNNPLLGTATVKPESVNHYEAGIKTEFWGRRATFNLSAFRTDIKNFQANVNNGQFGVLRGYLANAGKVRTQGFEGDFSIRPSERFRAYVNGAYTDAKYAKFVDAPCAPEQAGGTNSPPNCDISGQRLPGVSKWALSFGAEVNAESKLFAQDGQFYVGYDGSYRSDWSSNPTPSAYTWVNGYALSNFRAGFRTDSGFDIFGWVRNAFDQKYIDQLSVGPGNTGLIVGLPGDPRTWGGTVKVSF; the protein is encoded by the coding sequence ATGATCGCAAAATATCCGTCTGCCCGCCGACGCCTGTCGGCCACATCCTTTTCGCTGGTCTTGCTTCTCGCGCTGGCCGCGACCCCGGCGCTTGCCGCCGAAAACAGCTCCGATGCCGCCGACGTCGATGCCGCCGCACAGGTCGAGGGCGGCAGCTATGGCGGCGACATCCTCGTCACCGCCCGCCGCCGTCAAGAAACCGCGCAGGACGTGCCGATCGCCATCTCGGTCGTCGCGGGCGAACAGATCGACAATACGGGCAGCTTCAACGTCGGGCGCCTGACCCAGCTCACCCCGACGCTGCAATTCTATTCGTCGAACCCGCGCAACACCGCGGTCAACATCCGCGGCATCGGCGCGCCGTTCGGCCTGACCAACGACGGGATCGAGCAGGGGGTCGGCATCTATGTCGATGACGTCTATTATTCGCGCGTCGCCTCCTCCACCTTCGACTTCCTCGACGTCGCGCAGATCGAGGTGCTGCGCGGGCCGCAGGGAACGCTTTATGGCAAGAACACGACCGCGGGCGCGATCAACATCACGACCAACCAGCCGACCTTCGATTTCGAGGGCAAGGCCGAGGTCAGCATCGGCAATCTGAATTTCAAGCAGGCAAAGGCCGCGATCTCCGGCCCGCTGACCGATCATCTCGCGGCGCGCATCGCCCTGTCGTCGACCAGCCGCCGCGGCACCATCTACAACGTCACGACCGACCGCTGGGTCCAGAGCCAGGACAATATCGGTATCCGCGGACAATTGCTCTGGCAACCGAACGACGATCTTTCGGTCACGCTTTCGGGCGACTGGAACAAGCAGGACGCGGTGTGCTGCGCGTCGGTGTTCGTACGCACCGGCGCGACCCAGCGTCCGCTCAATCGCCAATATGCCGCGCTCGCCGCGGCACAAGGCTATGTCGTGCCGAGTAGCAATCCCTATGACCGGCTGACCGACCTCGACGCGAGCCTCAACGCGGGCAACGAGATTGGCGGCGTCGCGCTGCGCGTCAAATGGGATGTCGGCCCCGGCACGCTGACCTCGGTCACCGCATGGCGCTATTGGGATTGGCAGCCCGAGAACGACCGCGATTTCACCGGCCTGCCGATCGTCACCAAATCGCAGAATCCGTCGCAGCAAAACCAGTATACGCAGGAATTGCGGTATAATTACTCCGGCGATCGTTTCGATTTCGTGCTCGGCGGTTTCTATTATTATCAGCGCATCGACACGCAAGGGACCGAACAGCATGGCCCGGCATCGAGCCGCTGGACGCTCAACCCGACGAGCGCCTTGGCGAACGACCCATCGGTGCTCGACGGCCTGACCGCGATTAATACGCAGTTCCTCAAGAACACCAGCGCCGCCTTCTTCGGGCAGGCGAGCTGGAAGATCACCGACCAGTTCACCATCCAACCCGGCGTGCGGCTGAACTACGACAAGAAGGCGGGTTTCTATCAGCGCCGTGTTTTCGCGGGCGACGGCACGCCGGTGGTCTTCGGGCCGACTGATGCGGTCACGCTGGCACGCCTCGGTGTCTTTGCGCCGCAGGAATATGCGCCCGAATTCAGCGACTGGAACTTCAGCTACGACCTGACCGCGACCTATAAGGCGACGCGCGACCTGCTGTTCTATGCGACCTATGCCAAGACCTTCAAATCGGGCGGCATCAATCAGAATGGCGTGCCGAACGACGCGAACAACAATCCCCTTCTCGGCACGGCGACGGTGAAGCCCGAATCGGTCAATCACTATGAAGCGGGGATCAAGACCGAGTTCTGGGGCCGCCGCGCCACCTTCAATCTCTCCGCCTTCCGCACCGACATCAAGAATTTCCAGGCCAATGTGAACAATGGCCAGTTCGGGGTGCTGCGCGGCTATCTTGCCAATGCGGGCAAGGTGCGGACGCAGGGCTTCGAGGGCGATTTCTCGATCCGTCCGAGCGAGCGCTTCCGCGCCTATGTCAACGGCGCCTATACCGACGCCAAATATGCGAAGTTCGTCGATGCGCCGTGCGCGCCCGAGCAAGCGGGGGGCACGAACAGCCCGCCCAATTGCGACATTTCGGGCCAGCGGCTGCCGGGCGTGTCGAAATGGGCCTTGTCGTTCGGGGCAGAGGTCAATGCGGAATCGAAACTCTTCGCCCAGGACGGGCAGTTCTATGTCGGCTATGACGGCAGCTATCGATCGGACTGGTCGTCGAACCCGACACCCTCGGCCTATACCTGGGTCAACGGCTATGCGCTGTCGAACTTCCGCGCCGGTTTCCGCACCGACAGCGGCTTCGACATCTTCGGCTGGGTCCGCAATGCGTTCGACCAGAAATATATCGACCAGCTCAGCGTCGGTCCGGGCAACACCGGGCTGATCGTCGGCCTGCCGGGCGATCCTCGCACCTGGGGCGGGACGGTCAAGGTCAGCTTTTAG
- the ubiG gene encoding bifunctional 2-polyprenyl-6-hydroxyphenol methylase/3-demethylubiquinol 3-O-methyltransferase UbiG → MSAATINPNEAAHFGALAADWWDPHGSSAMLHKLNPVRLSYIRDRIDAHWHVDAHDRRPLAGRSAIDVGCGAGLLAEPLARMGAAVTGIDAAPENIAAAREHAAGQGLAIAYHAGELAALPPATFDLVTSMEVVEHVTDPAVFVAELAARLAPGGLMILSTPNRTMLSKLLLVEAAERVGAVPRGTHDWDQFLKPGELTELLESAGLEVVDRTGLSPSPAKGFKLGGSEALNYLIAARHKG, encoded by the coding sequence ATGAGCGCCGCGACGATCAATCCGAATGAAGCCGCCCATTTCGGCGCCCTTGCCGCCGACTGGTGGGATCCGCACGGATCGTCGGCGATGCTGCACAAGCTGAACCCGGTGCGATTATCCTACATCCGCGACCGCATCGACGCGCATTGGCACGTCGATGCGCACGACCGCCGCCCGCTCGCCGGGCGCAGCGCGATCGACGTCGGCTGCGGCGCCGGACTGCTGGCCGAACCGCTGGCGCGAATGGGTGCGGCGGTGACCGGGATCGACGCCGCGCCCGAAAATATCGCGGCGGCGCGGGAACATGCAGCGGGGCAGGGGCTGGCGATCGCCTATCATGCCGGCGAACTCGCGGCGCTGCCGCCCGCGACCTTCGACCTCGTCACCTCGATGGAGGTGGTCGAGCATGTGACCGATCCGGCGGTCTTCGTCGCCGAACTTGCCGCGCGGCTCGCGCCGGGTGGACTGATGATCCTGTCGACGCCGAACCGCACGATGCTGTCGAAACTGCTGCTCGTCGAGGCCGCCGAGCGTGTCGGCGCGGTGCCGCGCGGGACGCACGACTGGGACCAGTTTCTGAAACCCGGGGAACTGACCGAATTGCTGGAAAGCGCGGGGCTGGAGGTTGTCGATCGTACCGGCCTGTCGCCGTCGCCCGCCAAGGGCTTCAAGCTCGGTGGCAGCGAAGCGCTCAACTATCTCATCGCGGCGCGGCACAAGGGCTGA
- a CDS encoding glutathione S-transferase family protein, whose translation MWQLYQFPLCPFSRKIRLLLGEKGVGYELLRESPWERRDEFIDLNPAGRTPVMVDQARGQVLIDSNAIAEYFEETVEGKAMINGTAASRAEIRRLVAWFDQDFYYEVTGPLLFERMQKRIVHRQPPDGGALREAMKAANQHLDYIDYLIDHRTWLAGATMSLADLAAAAQISVADYLGGIDWTGHEQTKGWYSGLKSRPSFRPLLAERMEIVTPPKYYEDVDF comes from the coding sequence ATGTGGCAACTCTATCAATTCCCGCTCTGTCCCTTTTCGCGCAAGATCCGGCTTTTGCTGGGCGAAAAGGGCGTCGGCTATGAATTGCTGCGCGAATCGCCGTGGGAGCGGCGCGACGAATTCATCGACCTGAACCCGGCGGGACGCACCCCCGTCATGGTCGATCAGGCGCGCGGCCAGGTGCTGATCGACAGCAATGCGATCGCCGAATATTTCGAGGAAACGGTCGAGGGCAAGGCGATGATCAACGGCACCGCCGCCAGCCGTGCCGAGATTCGCCGCCTCGTCGCCTGGTTCGACCAGGATTTCTATTATGAGGTCACCGGCCCGCTGCTGTTCGAGCGGATGCAGAAGCGCATCGTCCACCGCCAGCCGCCCGACGGCGGCGCGCTGCGCGAGGCGATGAAGGCCGCGAACCAGCATCTCGACTATATCGACTATCTGATCGACCACCGCACCTGGCTCGCCGGCGCGACGATGAGTCTCGCCGACCTCGCCGCCGCCGCGCAAATCTCGGTCGCCGATTATCTCGGCGGCATCGACTGGACCGGGCATGAGCAGACCAAGGGCTGGTATTCGGGCCTCAAGTCGCGCCCCAGCTTCCGCCCGCTGCTCGCCGAGCGGATGGAAATCGTGACGCCGCCGAAATATTATGAGGACGTCGACTTCTAA
- the katG gene encoding catalase/peroxidase HPI, which translates to MNAPEKGCPFGKDRFRGLLGRTSKDWWPDALPLDILTQNGASPDPMGEDFDYAKAFQSIDYQALKADLTALMTDSKPWWPADYGHYGPFFIRMAWHGAGTYRTADGRGGANSGQQRFAPLNSWPDNGNLDKARRLLWPIKQKYGARISWADLYILAGNVAIESMGGPVFGFGGGRKDVYEAERDIYWGAEDLWVNEGVQTRIDPDKDLDLENPLAAIQMGLIYVNPEGPGGNPDPLQSARDIKITFERMAMNHEETVALTAGGHTFGKTHGAGDASLVGAAPESADISLMGLGWSSSFETGVGAHAITSGLEGAWVNTPTQWSENFFRLLFDYDYELVRSPAGAQQWQPINQKEEDMAPDAHNPGRKVPTMMTTADMALKVDPEFRVISEKFRDDHEAFKDAFARAWFKLCHRDMGPKARYLGPEVPAEDLIWQDPVPAGNRPSDGEVSAFKSAILASGLSIGELVKAAWASASTYRKSDFRGGANGARVRLAPQKDWAVNDPAELAKVLAKIDGLRGNLSMADAIVLAGSAAVEKAAKDAGFAIAVPFTGGRGDATDADTDAESFDVMEPKADAFRNYLATKHSVKTEELMLDRASLLGLSVPELTVLIGGLRVLGANAGGTSHGVFTNRVGQLTNDYFVNLLDMDTLWEVVDTSGDEEFIGYDRGGRTERWRATRTDLIFGSNSQLRATAEVYAEKGHEEKFARDFVKAWVKVMNADRFDLS; encoded by the coding sequence ATGAACGCCCCCGAAAAAGGCTGCCCCTTTGGCAAGGACCGGTTCCGCGGACTGCTCGGTCGCACGAGCAAGGATTGGTGGCCCGACGCGCTGCCGCTCGACATCCTGACCCAGAACGGCGCCTCGCCCGATCCGATGGGCGAGGATTTCGATTATGCGAAGGCCTTTCAGTCGATCGACTATCAGGCGCTGAAGGCCGACCTCACCGCGCTGATGACCGACAGCAAGCCCTGGTGGCCGGCCGACTACGGCCATTATGGCCCCTTCTTCATCCGCATGGCGTGGCATGGCGCGGGCACATATCGCACCGCCGACGGGCGCGGCGGCGCCAACAGCGGCCAGCAGCGTTTCGCCCCGCTCAACAGCTGGCCCGATAACGGCAACCTCGACAAGGCGCGCCGCTTGTTGTGGCCGATCAAGCAGAAATATGGCGCCCGGATCAGTTGGGCCGACCTGTACATCCTCGCGGGCAACGTCGCGATCGAGTCGATGGGTGGTCCGGTGTTCGGCTTTGGCGGCGGCCGCAAGGACGTCTATGAAGCCGAACGCGACATCTATTGGGGTGCCGAGGATCTGTGGGTCAACGAAGGCGTGCAGACGCGCATCGACCCCGACAAGGATCTCGACCTCGAAAACCCGCTCGCGGCGATCCAGATGGGGCTGATCTACGTCAATCCCGAAGGGCCGGGCGGCAATCCAGACCCGCTGCAATCGGCGCGCGATATCAAGATCACGTTCGAACGTATGGCGATGAACCATGAGGAAACGGTCGCGCTGACCGCGGGCGGCCACACGTTCGGCAAGACGCATGGCGCAGGCGATGCCAGCCTGGTCGGCGCCGCGCCGGAAAGCGCCGATATCAGCCTGATGGGCCTCGGCTGGTCGAGCAGCTTCGAAACCGGCGTCGGCGCGCATGCGATCACCAGCGGCCTCGAAGGCGCGTGGGTCAATACGCCGACCCAATGGTCCGAGAATTTCTTCCGCCTGCTGTTCGACTATGACTATGAACTGGTGCGCAGCCCCGCCGGTGCGCAGCAGTGGCAGCCGATCAATCAGAAAGAAGAGGACATGGCCCCCGACGCCCATAATCCGGGCAGGAAGGTGCCGACAATGATGACCACCGCCGACATGGCGTTGAAGGTCGATCCCGAATTCCGGGTGATTTCGGAGAAGTTTCGCGATGATCACGAAGCCTTCAAGGACGCCTTCGCGCGCGCCTGGTTCAAACTGTGCCACCGCGACATGGGCCCCAAGGCCCGCTATCTCGGCCCCGAGGTGCCCGCCGAAGACCTGATCTGGCAGGATCCGGTGCCCGCCGGAAACAGACCGTCGGATGGTGAGGTGAGCGCGTTCAAGAGCGCGATCCTCGCCTCGGGCCTCAGCATCGGCGAATTGGTCAAGGCGGCCTGGGCTTCGGCCTCGACCTATCGCAAGAGCGATTTTCGCGGCGGCGCCAACGGCGCGCGGGTGCGCCTCGCGCCGCAAAAGGACTGGGCGGTCAACGATCCGGCCGAACTGGCGAAGGTGCTGGCGAAGATCGACGGACTGCGCGGCAATCTGTCGATGGCCGACGCAATCGTCCTTGCCGGATCGGCGGCGGTCGAGAAAGCGGCGAAGGATGCGGGTTTCGCCATTGCGGTGCCCTTTACCGGCGGCCGCGGCGACGCGACCGACGCCGACACCGACGCCGAAAGCTTCGACGTGATGGAGCCAAAGGCCGACGCCTTCCGCAACTATCTGGCGACCAAGCATAGCGTGAAGACCGAGGAATTGATGCTCGACCGCGCGTCGCTGCTCGGCCTGTCGGTTCCCGAACTGACCGTGCTGATCGGCGGGCTGCGCGTTCTTGGCGCCAATGCGGGCGGCACCAGCCATGGCGTCTTCACCAACCGCGTCGGACAGCTCACCAACGACTATTTCGTTAACCTGCTCGATATGGATACGCTGTGGGAGGTCGTCGATACGAGCGGCGACGAGGAGTTCATCGGCTACGACCGCGGCGGCCGCACCGAGCGCTGGCGCGCGACGCGCACCGACCTGATCTTCGGCTCCAACTCGCAGCTTCGCGCGACCGCCGAAGTCTATGCCGAGAAGGGGCATGAAGAGAAATTCGCGCGCGATTTCGTCAAGGCCTGGGTCAAGGTGATGAACGCCGACCGCTTCGACCTCAGCTGA